In Cloacibacterium caeni, a single window of DNA contains:
- a CDS encoding phage holin family protein — protein MIDLIKDYAEKKIELVKLDATEKSLKIIGVSVPVMIISVLAIFFIFLLNVSLGLFLGNWLHNFAYGFLILAGFYLLLILLVFLMRNYIKKIITNKAIEMLFND, from the coding sequence ATGATAGACCTCATCAAAGATTACGCAGAAAAAAAAATAGAACTCGTAAAGCTAGATGCTACCGAGAAATCTCTTAAAATCATTGGAGTTTCAGTACCTGTAATGATTATCTCTGTTCTTGCCATTTTCTTTATCTTTTTGTTAAACGTGAGTTTAGGTTTATTCTTAGGAAATTGGCTCCACAACTTTGCTTATGGCTTCCTCATTCTTGCAGGATTCTATTTATTGCTCATTTTATTGGTCTTTTTAATGAGAAATTACATTAAAAAAATCATTACCAACAAGGCCATAGAAATGCTGTTTAACGATTAA
- a CDS encoding YtxH domain-containing protein yields the protein MGKGKNTAGIIAGLLAGAAVGVVLGMLYAPEEGKETRKKLKAKANDLKDQALDEYDKVSEKVKSEYGNLSDKAKENLDKVVSSVKDSYEKYKHTAANKASGVVKEVETELDALK from the coding sequence ATGGGAAAAGGTAAAAATACAGCAGGAATTATTGCAGGTCTTCTAGCAGGTGCTGCAGTAGGTGTAGTTCTAGGAATGCTTTACGCTCCAGAAGAAGGTAAAGAAACCAGAAAAAAACTAAAAGCTAAAGCAAATGATTTAAAAGATCAAGCATTAGATGAATATGATAAAGTATCTGAAAAAGTAAAGTCGGAATACGGAAATCTATCAGACAAGGCAAAAGAAAATTTAGATAAAGTAGTTTCTAGTGTAAAAGATAGCTACGAAAAATACAAACATACCGCAGCCAATAAAGCTTCGGGAGTAGTAAAAGAAGTAGAAACAGAGCTAGATGCTTTAAAATAA
- a CDS encoding TrmH family RNA methyltransferase, with product MLTAHKIKVFQSLDKKKFRQKYNLFLVEGNKIIQELKHSSYKIQEIFSIQPEDLSFPETEIHPITERELKKISFLQTPKDSVAVVELPSSEMLEQQKIQIILDGIQDPGNLGTIIRLADWFGIEQVICSQDTVDVYNPKVIQSTKGSFARINVVYTDLTEYLAKTDAVNIGTDMVGENIYHFDFPEKFNLILGNEGNGMRPEVEKLVSQNITIPRFGQKQSTESLNVSMATGIILGQIFSKI from the coding sequence ATGCTTACTGCTCATAAAATAAAAGTTTTTCAGTCTCTGGATAAAAAGAAGTTCAGACAAAAATACAATTTGTTTTTGGTTGAAGGTAACAAAATAATCCAAGAGTTGAAACATTCTTCTTACAAAATTCAAGAAATTTTTTCTATTCAACCCGAAGATTTATCCTTCCCCGAAACAGAGATTCATCCTATTACAGAACGTGAACTGAAGAAAATTAGTTTTCTGCAAACACCAAAAGATTCTGTAGCGGTAGTAGAATTGCCTTCTTCTGAAATGCTAGAGCAACAGAAAATACAGATTATTTTAGACGGAATTCAAGACCCGGGAAATCTGGGAACCATCATCAGATTGGCAGATTGGTTCGGAATTGAGCAGGTAATTTGCAGTCAAGATACTGTAGATGTGTACAATCCAAAAGTGATTCAGTCTACCAAAGGTTCTTTTGCCAGAATCAATGTAGTGTATACCGATTTAACTGAATATTTGGCTAAAACAGACGCTGTAAACATCGGTACAGATATGGTGGGCGAAAATATTTATCATTTTGATTTTCCAGAGAAATTCAATCTTATTTTGGGTAATGAAGGAAACGGAATGCGACCAGAAGTTGAAAAATTGGTTTCCCAAAACATTACGATTCCTCGATTCGGACAAAAACAATCTACAGAAAGCCTCAATGTTTCGATGGCGACAGGAATTATTCTAGGGCAGATTTTTTCTAAAATTTAA
- the cmk gene encoding (d)CMP kinase — protein MNKKPVIAIDGFSSTGKSSISKVIAQKLDLIHIDTGALYRGITYFALENCLNDSQEIDIKSLFEKFDQIHLEFILNNGVLELFLNGKNIDKEIREPRVSDHVSLIAKQAEVRAFLLDFQRNLAQKGGVIMDGRDIGTVILPNADYKFFITASPEERAKRRHLELQHSGVDISREEVYENLKTRDKIDSERVVAPLKKADDAILIDNTLLNKEETIALILSHISK, from the coding sequence ATGAACAAAAAACCAGTTATTGCTATTGACGGATTTTCATCTACCGGAAAAAGTTCAATTTCTAAAGTGATTGCCCAAAAACTTGACCTCATCCATATTGATACAGGTGCACTCTACCGTGGAATTACGTATTTCGCTTTAGAAAACTGCCTTAATGACAGCCAAGAAATAGACATAAAGTCACTCTTTGAAAAATTTGACCAAATTCATTTGGAATTTATTTTAAACAATGGCGTTTTAGAGCTTTTCCTCAATGGTAAAAATATTGATAAAGAAATTCGCGAACCTAGAGTTTCTGACCATGTAAGCCTCATTGCAAAACAGGCAGAAGTAAGAGCTTTTTTACTTGATTTTCAACGAAATTTAGCTCAAAAAGGTGGTGTCATTATGGACGGAAGAGACATAGGAACCGTTATTTTGCCTAATGCAGATTATAAATTTTTCATCACCGCCAGTCCAGAAGAAAGAGCCAAAAGAAGACATCTAGAATTGCAACATTCTGGCGTAGACATTTCTAGAGAAGAAGTTTACGAAAACCTTAAAACCAGAGATAAAATCGATAGCGAAAGAGTGGTAGCTCCGCTGAAAAAAGCAGATGATGCCATCTTGATAGACAATACTTTACTGAACAAAGAAGAAACCATAGCATTGATTCTATCACATATTTCGAAATAA
- the typA gene encoding translational GTPase TypA gives MQNIRNIAIIAHVDHGKTTLVDKIIHATNVFRDNQESGDLIMDNNDLERERGITILSKNISVTYKDTKINVIDTPGHADFGGEVERVLKMADGVILLVDAFEGPMPQTRFVLHKALELGLKPIVVINKVDKENCRPDEVHDKVFDLFFNLDATEEQLDFPNFYGSSKQGWFNTSLEPTDNILPILDGILQYVPAPKVEEGNLQMQVTSLDYSSFLGRIAVGKVTRGSIKESQWIGLAQENGNILKGKVKELYIFEGLGKKKVTEVQAGDICAVVGFDAFQIGDTFVDLENPEPLTRLSIDEPTLNMTFSINNSPFFGKDGKYVTSNHLKERLEKELEKNLALRVEQTEDANTFLVFGRGILHLSVLIETMRREGYEMTIGQPQVILHDVDGESHEPYESLVVDVPEEYASRVIDLATQRKGDLHIMETKGEMQHMEFEIPSRGLIGLRSQMLTATAGEAIMAHRFTDYKPFKGAIPGRNNGVLVSKTQGPCTEYSIAKLQDRGKFFVDPGEEIYAGMIIGEQNKPGDLVVNIVEAKQLNNMRAAGKDKDGNIAPKILFSLEECMEYIQADECIEVTPNFIRMRKKILSEEDRKRAERNAK, from the coding sequence ATGCAAAATATCAGAAACATCGCAATTATTGCCCACGTAGACCACGGGAAAACCACATTGGTAGACAAAATTATCCATGCTACTAATGTTTTCAGAGATAATCAAGAATCTGGAGATTTAATTATGGATAATAACGATTTAGAAAGAGAAAGAGGAATTACCATTCTTTCTAAAAATATTTCGGTTACGTATAAAGATACTAAAATTAATGTAATCGACACTCCTGGTCACGCCGATTTTGGTGGTGAAGTAGAGCGTGTTCTTAAAATGGCAGATGGTGTTATTTTATTGGTAGATGCTTTCGAAGGACCAATGCCACAAACTCGTTTCGTTTTGCATAAAGCTTTAGAATTAGGGCTTAAACCTATTGTAGTTATCAATAAAGTAGATAAAGAAAACTGTCGTCCAGACGAAGTTCATGATAAAGTTTTTGATTTATTCTTTAACTTAGATGCTACCGAAGAACAGTTAGATTTCCCTAATTTCTATGGTTCTTCTAAGCAAGGTTGGTTCAATACTTCTTTAGAGCCTACAGATAATATTTTACCAATTCTAGATGGTATTTTACAATATGTTCCTGCTCCAAAAGTAGAAGAAGGTAACTTACAAATGCAAGTAACTTCTCTAGATTATTCTTCATTTTTAGGAAGAATTGCAGTAGGTAAAGTAACCAGAGGTTCTATCAAAGAATCTCAGTGGATTGGTCTTGCACAAGAAAATGGCAATATCCTTAAAGGAAAAGTTAAAGAATTATATATTTTTGAAGGTTTAGGCAAGAAAAAAGTTACAGAAGTTCAAGCAGGTGATATTTGTGCAGTAGTAGGTTTTGATGCCTTCCAAATTGGAGATACTTTCGTAGATTTAGAAAATCCAGAACCATTGACTAGATTGTCTATTGACGAGCCTACGTTGAACATGACATTCTCAATCAACAATTCTCCTTTCTTCGGTAAAGATGGTAAATATGTAACCTCTAATCACTTGAAAGAAAGATTAGAAAAAGAATTAGAGAAAAACTTAGCATTAAGAGTAGAACAAACCGAAGATGCAAATACATTCCTAGTTTTTGGTAGAGGTATTCTTCACTTATCTGTTTTAATTGAAACCATGAGAAGAGAAGGTTACGAGATGACGATTGGTCAGCCACAAGTAATTCTTCACGATGTAGATGGAGAAAGCCACGAACCATACGAAAGTTTAGTAGTAGATGTTCCAGAAGAGTATGCTTCTAGAGTAATCGATTTAGCTACACAAAGAAAAGGTGACCTTCACATTATGGAAACCAAAGGAGAAATGCAACACATGGAATTCGAAATTCCTTCAAGAGGTTTAATCGGATTGCGTTCTCAAATGTTGACGGCAACAGCAGGTGAAGCGATTATGGCGCACCGTTTTACAGATTATAAACCTTTCAAAGGAGCGATTCCTGGTAGAAATAACGGAGTTTTAGTTTCTAAAACACAAGGTCCATGTACAGAATATTCTATCGCAAAACTTCAAGATAGAGGAAAGTTTTTTGTAGATCCGGGTGAAGAAATTTATGCAGGAATGATTATTGGTGAACAAAACAAACCTGGAGACTTAGTCGTAAATATTGTAGAAGCAAAACAATTGAATAACATGCGTGCTGCTGGTAAAGATAAAGACGGAAACATTGCTCCAAAAATCTTATTCTCGCTAGAAGAATGTATGGAATATATTCAAGCAGACGAATGTATAGAAGTTACTCCAAACTTCATCAGAATGCGTAAAAAAATCCTTTCTGAAGAAGATAGAAAACGTGCGGAAAGAAACGCGAAATAA
- a CDS encoding TIGR00266 family protein — protein sequence MNNHEIDYKIHGEELQCVEIELDPQEAVISEPGSFMMMTDGIQMETLFGDGTETGGLLGKLFSAGKRLLTGENLFMTVYTNTSYQKRQVTFAAPYSGKIIPLDLSDLGGKVICQKDSFLCAAKGVSVGIEFQRKLGTGLFGGEGFIMQKLEGDGMAFVHSGGYVVEKELQPGEILKIDTGCIVAFTQTVSYDIQFVGGIKNTIFGGEGLFFAQLQGPGKVWIQTLPISRLASRILQYAGPSGRREEGSVLGKLGNMLDGDGF from the coding sequence ATGAACAATCACGAAATAGACTACAAAATTCACGGTGAAGAACTGCAATGTGTTGAAATAGAATTAGATCCACAAGAAGCAGTGATTTCTGAACCCGGAAGTTTTATGATGATGACAGATGGTATCCAAATGGAAACTCTTTTTGGCGATGGAACAGAAACTGGCGGATTATTAGGGAAACTATTTTCTGCAGGAAAAAGATTATTGACAGGAGAAAATCTTTTCATGACGGTTTATACCAACACTTCTTATCAGAAAAGACAAGTTACCTTTGCTGCGCCTTATTCTGGAAAAATTATTCCTTTGGATTTGTCCGATTTAGGTGGTAAAGTGATTTGTCAAAAAGACAGTTTTCTTTGCGCTGCAAAAGGCGTTTCTGTAGGAATAGAATTTCAAAGAAAATTAGGAACCGGACTTTTCGGAGGAGAAGGTTTCATTATGCAGAAACTGGAAGGAGACGGAATGGCTTTCGTGCACAGTGGTGGTTATGTGGTGGAAAAAGAATTGCAACCCGGCGAAATTTTGAAAATAGATACTGGTTGTATTGTAGCTTTTACCCAAACTGTTTCTTATGATATTCAATTTGTTGGCGGAATTAAAAATACTATTTTCGGTGGAGAAGGTTTATTCTTTGCGCAATTGCAAGGTCCAGGAAAAGTTTGGATTCAGACGCTTCCTATCAGCAGATTGGCAAGTAGAATTTTACAATATGCAGGGCCTTCTGGAAGAAGAGAAGAAGGAAGTGTTTTAGGGAAATTAGGAAATATGCTCGATGGAGACGGATTTTAA
- a CDS encoding phosphoribosyl-ATP pyrophosphatase, translating into MKNLEDLRKRKETLRKEIAELEDIAAFKNPKESLSAITHGFTDQFLVDKTDENGEHRLGLKPAEILSFATGGASENYIKTKINQYGEEKIGINTQNVVGSIAENAIKIGLAAVVTNFAKKNLYHTSWKKKLIGIALIYLAPFVLKFLREKLEEYEEREVLKSLEEIL; encoded by the coding sequence ATGAAAAACTTAGAAGACTTAAGAAAACGCAAGGAAACTTTAAGAAAAGAAATTGCAGAGTTAGAAGACATCGCAGCATTTAAAAATCCTAAAGAAAGTTTAAGTGCCATCACTCATGGATTCACTGACCAATTTTTAGTCGATAAGACAGACGAAAACGGAGAACACCGATTAGGACTGAAACCAGCCGAAATTCTAAGTTTTGCAACTGGTGGCGCTTCCGAAAATTATATCAAAACCAAAATTAATCAATACGGCGAAGAAAAAATAGGCATCAATACTCAAAACGTAGTAGGAAGCATCGCCGAAAACGCCATCAAAATAGGATTGGCAGCCGTAGTTACCAATTTTGCGAAGAAGAACCTCTATCATACCAGTTGGAAGAAAAAATTAATCGGCATTGCACTTATTTATTTGGCGCCCTTTGTTTTAAAATTTTTAAGAGAAAAATTAGAAGAATACGAAGAACGTGAAGTTTTAAAAAGCTTAGAAGAAATTTTATAA
- a CDS encoding mechanosensitive ion channel family protein, giving the protein MEKEFVDFRTTIQHSWENFLSQLPAILMSILVFIAGIFAIKLFSKVVTKFIDEKSKDSIVTDFLVNIVSFILTIFLIIVCLGILGYGNITDKILAGTALTTFIVGFALKDIGENFLAGILMAFRRPFRIGDLIEVQGMRGRVKKMSLRETNIKTLDGKDVFIPNSIILKNPLENFTYNQLLRSEFFINVDYSEDLEKVMKDILHIINSFEEVEKNPHASVYVQEIDGEKIKLRGAYWFKTTDVNAPGNSLKSEILFKVIHYIKKQDIQIEENSPNPDDERKTVKE; this is encoded by the coding sequence ATGGAAAAGGAATTTGTAGATTTTAGAACTACTATACAACATTCATGGGAAAATTTTCTAAGTCAATTGCCGGCAATTTTGATGTCAATTTTGGTTTTTATTGCTGGAATTTTTGCCATTAAACTATTTTCAAAAGTTGTTACCAAATTCATAGACGAAAAATCAAAAGATTCTATCGTTACAGATTTCTTGGTGAATATCGTTTCTTTTATCCTCACCATCTTTCTGATTATTGTTTGTTTGGGGATTTTGGGCTACGGAAACATTACCGATAAAATTCTGGCAGGAACTGCGCTCACCACTTTTATTGTAGGTTTTGCCTTAAAAGATATTGGCGAAAATTTCTTGGCAGGAATTCTTATGGCGTTTAGAAGACCTTTTAGAATCGGTGATTTAATCGAAGTGCAAGGAATGAGAGGTCGAGTTAAAAAAATGTCGCTCAGAGAAACCAATATTAAAACTCTTGACGGAAAAGATGTTTTCATTCCCAATTCCATTATTCTTAAAAATCCACTTGAAAATTTCACGTACAATCAACTTTTGAGAAGTGAATTCTTCATTAATGTAGATTATTCCGAAGATTTAGAAAAAGTGATGAAGGATATTTTGCACATCATCAATTCGTTTGAAGAAGTAGAGAAAAATCCTCATGCAAGTGTTTATGTACAGGAAATAGATGGCGAAAAAATAAAATTGCGTGGCGCTTATTGGTTCAAAACGACTGATGTAAACGCTCCCGGAAACAGTTTAAAATCTGAAATATTGTTCAAAGTTATTCATTACATTAAAAAACAAGACATTCAAATCGAGGAAAACTCTCCCAATCCTGATGATGAACGAAAAACGGTAAAAGAATAA
- the ychF gene encoding redox-regulated ATPase YchF produces the protein MKCGIVGLPNVGKSTLFNCLSNAKAQSANYPFCTIEPNLGTVSVPDPRLFELEKLVNPERVLPAVVEIVDIAGLVKGASKGEGLGNQFLANIRECEAIIHVLRCFDNGNIVHVEGSVDPMRDKEIIDIELQLKDLETLGKAVEKAKKFIKSGKKEDILTYETLQNLQKFVEDGKNVREFPTDDFTQSIIDEVHLLTKKPVLYVCNVDENSIKNGNEWIAKIEEMAAKEKAEVVVLAAQIEADINELETFEERQMFLEELGLEEPGVNRLIRKAYDLLHLQTYFTAGVKEVRAWTIGKGWTAPQAAGVIHTDFEKGFIRAEVIGYEDFISFGSEAKVKEAGKMRVEGKEYIVKDGDVMHFRFNV, from the coding sequence ATGAAATGTGGAATTGTAGGTTTACCAAACGTAGGTAAATCAACCTTATTTAACTGTCTTAGCAACGCCAAAGCACAATCTGCGAACTATCCGTTTTGTACAATCGAACCTAACTTAGGAACAGTTTCTGTACCAGATCCTCGTCTTTTTGAGTTAGAAAAATTGGTAAATCCAGAGCGTGTTTTACCAGCAGTGGTAGAAATTGTAGATATTGCAGGTTTGGTAAAAGGAGCTTCTAAAGGCGAAGGTTTAGGAAACCAATTTTTGGCAAATATCAGAGAATGTGAAGCGATTATTCATGTTTTAAGATGTTTTGATAATGGAAATATCGTTCACGTAGAAGGTTCTGTAGATCCAATGAGAGATAAAGAAATTATCGATATAGAACTTCAATTAAAAGACCTTGAAACACTTGGTAAAGCAGTTGAAAAAGCTAAAAAATTTATTAAGTCTGGTAAAAAAGAAGATATTTTAACTTACGAAACGCTTCAAAATCTTCAGAAATTTGTTGAAGATGGCAAAAACGTAAGAGAATTCCCTACAGACGATTTTACTCAATCTATTATTGATGAGGTTCATTTGTTAACCAAAAAGCCTGTGCTTTACGTTTGTAATGTAGATGAAAACTCTATTAAAAACGGAAACGAATGGATTGCTAAAATCGAGGAAATGGCTGCTAAAGAAAAGGCTGAAGTAGTAGTTTTGGCCGCACAAATCGAAGCAGATATCAATGAACTGGAAACTTTCGAAGAAAGACAAATGTTCTTAGAAGAATTAGGTCTTGAAGAACCAGGAGTGAACAGACTCATCAGAAAAGCATACGATTTACTGCATCTTCAAACGTATTTTACAGCGGGTGTTAAAGAAGTAAGAGCTTGGACAATTGGTAAAGGTTGGACTGCTCCACAAGCTGCTGGTGTAATTCACACTGATTTTGAAAAAGGTTTTATTAGAGCTGAGGTTATTGGTTATGAAGATTTCATAAGTTTTGGTTCTGAAGCGAAAGTAAAAGAAGCAGGTAAAATGAGAGTAGAAGGAAAAGAATACATCGTGAAAGATGGAGATGTAATGCATTTCCGTTTTAACGTGTAA
- a CDS encoding DNA topoisomerase IV subunit B, whose amino-acid sequence MSENLQVNYSEENIRTLDWQEHIRLRPGMYIGKLGDGSSADDGIYILLKEIIDNSIDEFRMKSGKRIEIKLDEGKVTIRDFGRGIPLGKVVDAVSKMNTGGKYDSKAFKKSVGLNGVGTKAVNALSDYFRVRSFRDGKMKVAEFSKGNITENHPETDTSDRNGTEISFIPDYSIFTHFKFRKEYIERMLRNYAYLNPGLKIIFNGETYYSENGLKDLLEEELEGEILYPIVHLNDEDIELAITHSDKSQTETYFSFVNGQNTTQGGTHLNAFREAYVKTIREFFNKNFEAADIRKSIIAAISINVEEPVFESQTKTKLGSNDIGPNGPSVRTFIIDFLKNKLDNFLHKNPEVAEAILRKIIISERERKELSGIQKLARERAKKVSLHNKKLRDCRQHYNDQKASRKSETMIFITEGDSASGSITKSRDVETQAVFSLKGKPLNCYGLTKKIVYENEEFNLLQAALNIENSLEDLRYNHVIIATDADVDGMHIRLLMITFFLQFFPDLIKNGHLYILQTPLFRVRNKKETRYCYSEEERLKALNELGKNPEITRFKGLGEISPDEFKHFIGKDIRLEPVVIGKDSTINDLLEFYMGKNTPDRQTFILENLVVEAPDIDKKEVLNDA is encoded by the coding sequence ATGAGTGAGAATCTACAGGTAAATTATTCAGAAGAAAACATACGAACGCTCGATTGGCAGGAACACATTCGTCTTCGTCCTGGTATGTATATTGGGAAACTAGGAGACGGTTCTTCCGCAGATGATGGGATTTATATTTTGTTAAAGGAAATCATTGATAACTCTATCGATGAATTCCGTATGAAATCTGGAAAAAGAATCGAAATTAAATTAGATGAAGGCAAAGTAACCATCAGAGACTTTGGTCGTGGTATTCCTTTAGGAAAAGTAGTAGATGCGGTTTCTAAAATGAATACGGGTGGTAAATATGATTCTAAAGCTTTCAAAAAATCTGTAGGTCTTAATGGTGTAGGTACCAAAGCGGTAAATGCACTTTCTGATTATTTTAGAGTGCGTTCGTTCCGTGATGGAAAAATGAAAGTGGCAGAGTTTTCTAAAGGAAACATCACCGAAAACCATCCTGAAACCGATACCTCAGACAGAAACGGAACCGAAATTTCTTTTATTCCTGATTACAGTATTTTCACGCATTTTAAATTCAGAAAAGAGTACATCGAAAGAATGCTTCGCAATTACGCTTATCTGAATCCTGGTCTTAAAATTATCTTTAACGGAGAAACGTATTACTCTGAAAACGGATTAAAAGACCTGTTGGAAGAAGAGTTAGAAGGCGAAATTCTTTATCCAATCGTTCACTTGAATGATGAAGACATCGAACTCGCGATTACCCATTCTGATAAATCACAAACCGAAACCTATTTCTCTTTCGTGAACGGACAAAATACTACACAAGGTGGAACACACCTTAATGCTTTCCGTGAAGCGTATGTAAAAACGATTAGAGAATTTTTTAATAAAAACTTTGAAGCAGCAGATATTAGAAAATCTATTATTGCCGCTATTTCGATTAATGTAGAAGAACCCGTTTTCGAATCTCAAACCAAAACCAAACTCGGTTCTAACGATATCGGTCCAAATGGTCCTTCTGTAAGAACTTTTATCATTGATTTCTTAAAAAATAAACTCGATAATTTTTTACACAAAAATCCAGAAGTTGCCGAAGCAATTTTAAGAAAAATCATCATTTCTGAAAGAGAAAGAAAAGAACTTTCGGGAATTCAGAAATTGGCGAGAGAAAGAGCGAAAAAAGTTTCGCTTCACAATAAAAAATTGAGAGATTGTAGACAACACTACAATGACCAAAAAGCGTCTAGAAAATCTGAAACCATGATTTTCATTACCGAGGGAGATTCTGCTTCTGGTTCTATTACTAAATCAAGAGATGTAGAAACTCAAGCGGTGTTTTCATTGAAAGGGAAACCTCTTAACTGCTATGGTTTGACCAAGAAAATTGTTTATGAAAACGAAGAATTTAACCTTCTTCAAGCTGCACTGAATATTGAAAATAGTTTAGAGGATTTGCGATACAATCATGTTATCATAGCTACTGATGCCGATGTAGACGGAATGCACATTCGATTGTTGATGATTACGTTTTTCTTACAATTTTTCCCTGATTTAATTAAAAATGGACATTTGTATATTTTGCAAACGCCACTTTTCAGGGTGAGAAATAAGAAAGAAACCAGATATTGCTATTCTGAAGAAGAACGTTTGAAAGCATTGAATGAATTAGGCAAAAATCCAGAAATTACACGATTCAAAGGTTTGGGAGAAATTTCACCTGATGAATTTAAACATTTCATAGGGAAAGATATTCGTCTAGAACCAGTAGTCATTGGTAAAGACAGTACCATTAATGATTTGTTAGAGTTTTACATGGGTAAAAACACTCCAGACAGACAAACTTTCATTTTAGAAAACTTAGTGGTGGAAGCCCCAGATATTGATAAAAAAGAGGTTCTGAACGACGCATAA
- a CDS encoding diacylglycerol/lipid kinase family protein has product MPKIAFFINPTIRHFKKIEIDIQHHFLNQDYQFFISEYSGHFLTLPTRAVEEGFTHFIAVGGDGTLNEIVNGLIEAFRTENGYDWERISQIKIGILPSGSGNDFIKNLGYATIDELQSLIAKDSSALVDVGFAEFLNREKQKAERFFINVSDVGIGGEVVISKERLPLVFPGDVNYFIAILSTFLMYKKKTIKVTAKDFTWQGKVLNYVVANAKYFGNSIGIAPHAEISDGEFAITNVGDISLLDYFKNIGTAKKCKKINHPQVSYTSAQEVFIENADGLALTIDMDGEFIGYAPVKFTCFKEKLRFLK; this is encoded by the coding sequence ATGCCAAAAATCGCTTTTTTCATCAATCCTACGATTAGACATTTCAAGAAAATTGAAATCGATATTCAGCATCATTTTCTCAACCAAGACTATCAGTTTTTTATTTCAGAATATTCTGGGCATTTTTTAACCTTGCCAACAAGAGCGGTGGAAGAAGGTTTTACCCATTTTATTGCAGTAGGTGGAGATGGAACGCTGAATGAGATTGTGAATGGCTTAATAGAAGCTTTCCGCACAGAAAATGGCTATGATTGGGAAAGGATTTCTCAGATAAAAATTGGAATTTTACCATCAGGAAGTGGTAATGATTTTATCAAAAATCTAGGTTATGCAACCATTGACGAATTACAATCGCTTATTGCAAAAGATTCTTCAGCGCTTGTAGATGTGGGTTTTGCAGAATTTCTGAACCGAGAAAAACAAAAAGCTGAGCGTTTTTTCATCAATGTTTCAGATGTAGGAATTGGGGGAGAAGTAGTCATCAGTAAAGAAAGATTGCCTTTGGTTTTTCCGGGCGATGTGAATTATTTCATTGCCATTCTTTCTACTTTTTTAATGTACAAAAAGAAAACCATCAAGGTCACCGCCAAAGATTTTACGTGGCAAGGAAAAGTGCTGAATTATGTAGTTGCCAATGCCAAATATTTTGGAAATTCTATAGGAATTGCGCCTCATGCAGAGATTTCTGATGGCGAATTTGCCATTACCAATGTGGGAGACATCAGTTTGTTAGATTACTTCAAAAATATTGGGACCGCTAAAAAATGCAAAAAAATCAATCATCCACAAGTTTCTTATACTTCGGCTCAAGAAGTTTTCATCGAAAATGCAGATGGTCTGGCTTTAACCATTGATATGGACGGAGAATTCATCGGTTATGCACCGGTAAAATTCACTTGTTTCAAAGAAAAATTGCGTTTTTTGAAGTAA
- a CDS encoding DsbA family oxidoreductase — translation MKINIWSDVRCPFCFVGKKKFEKALEKFPHAEKLEITWHSFQLDPQLVTQPEVSPYEYFAKAKGITIERAKAMHEGAAMAGKEAGIDFNFDDSKVANSYKAHLLIQLSKTKNLANEMEEALFEAQFLDGKNIDDEETLIQLAKSIGITEDEAKNALQSDELGYLVKQDMQLAAQLGINAVPFFVINDKYGISGAQQPELFLEALEKTWEEFSNGDKGLQLINSGESCDIDGNCN, via the coding sequence ATGAAAATAAATATTTGGAGTGACGTTCGTTGTCCGTTTTGCTTTGTAGGAAAAAAGAAATTTGAAAAAGCATTAGAAAAATTTCCTCACGCCGAAAAATTAGAAATCACTTGGCACAGTTTTCAATTAGACCCACAATTGGTAACGCAGCCAGAAGTGAGTCCATATGAATATTTTGCGAAAGCGAAAGGAATTACCATAGAAAGAGCAAAAGCCATGCATGAAGGTGCAGCAATGGCTGGAAAAGAAGCGGGAATCGACTTTAATTTTGATGATTCTAAAGTGGCTAATTCTTACAAAGCACATTTGCTGATTCAGTTGTCAAAAACTAAAAATTTAGCCAATGAAATGGAAGAAGCGCTTTTTGAAGCACAGTTTTTAGATGGGAAAAACATCGATGATGAGGAAACATTGATTCAGTTGGCAAAATCTATTGGAATCACTGAAGATGAGGCTAAAAACGCCTTACAATCTGATGAATTAGGTTATCTCGTGAAACAAGATATGCAATTGGCTGCACAATTAGGAATTAATGCAGTTCCTTTCTTTGTGATTAATGACAAATATGGAATTTCTGGTGCACAACAACCTGAATTGTTTTTAGAAGCATTAGAAAAAACTTGGGAAGAATTTTCGAATGGTGACAAAGGTTTACAACTCATCAATTCTGGAGAATCTTGTGACATAGATGGAAATTGCAATTAA